The Methylomusa anaerophila genome has a segment encoding these proteins:
- a CDS encoding Ger(x)C family spore germination protein, whose product MPIRLVLTALFLSVTLLITGCFGGKETDDVAYVLVIGIDANDDGNLKITYQIANPKGGGAASGGEGGSATGMGEKGGGSQSWIINTITAPTPAETRMLLNSSMSRFPNVGHTSAIIIGESMARNGIGYLLSFFVRNREFRETTLLIVVAGTAEDFIRHTKPSMDATITKFYETFTTSLAESSFSFRTDLHQFYTRLKNQGGSPFIMYSGTNPKTGEDRPAESKTPQQKGEAYLPGGIPRTGTESSAEFLGLALFRGDKMVGVLNSDQTRAVAILQGNFFRGIIGVVDPLDAKESVSLVIRNGGKPRITADFSGRAPVFTASVPIEAEILGITSGINYEADSYRELLESQVSQMLTGQIRSMVKHTQELGSDPVGFGMHLRPKFPNYDALKQADLTTLYQAADIQISVTTKIRRTGLIWRTSPAQQN is encoded by the coding sequence ATGCCGATCCGTTTAGTATTGACGGCGCTGTTCCTCTCTGTCACGCTGTTGATAACCGGCTGCTTTGGCGGCAAGGAGACCGACGATGTCGCCTACGTCCTGGTCATCGGCATCGACGCCAACGATGACGGCAATCTGAAAATAACCTACCAGATCGCTAATCCCAAAGGGGGCGGCGCCGCGAGCGGCGGGGAGGGTGGCAGCGCCACCGGCATGGGCGAGAAAGGCGGCGGCAGCCAGTCGTGGATAATTAACACCATTACCGCGCCTACCCCGGCCGAAACCCGTATGCTGCTTAATTCTTCCATGTCCCGTTTCCCCAACGTCGGCCATACCTCGGCCATTATCATCGGGGAAAGCATGGCCCGCAACGGTATCGGCTACCTCCTTTCCTTCTTTGTCCGCAACCGTGAATTCCGCGAAACCACCCTCCTGATTGTCGTGGCAGGAACAGCCGAAGACTTTATCCGGCACACCAAGCCCTCCATGGATGCCACCATCACCAAATTCTACGAAACCTTTACGACGTCTCTTGCCGAAAGCAGCTTTTCTTTCCGCACCGATTTGCACCAATTTTACACCCGGCTGAAAAATCAGGGCGGTTCGCCTTTTATAATGTACAGCGGCACCAACCCCAAGACCGGCGAAGACCGGCCGGCCGAGTCCAAGACACCCCAGCAGAAAGGAGAAGCCTATTTGCCGGGGGGCATTCCGCGCACCGGCACTGAGAGTTCTGCCGAATTTCTGGGTCTGGCCCTCTTCCGGGGCGACAAGATGGTTGGTGTGCTCAACAGCGACCAAACCCGGGCTGTGGCCATCCTGCAGGGAAATTTCTTCCGGGGCATAATCGGCGTCGTCGACCCCCTGGATGCTAAAGAGTCCGTAAGTCTCGTTATCCGTAACGGCGGCAAGCCCCGGATAACCGCCGACTTCAGCGGCAGGGCGCCGGTATTCACCGCCAGCGTGCCGATTGAAGCCGAGATACTGGGCATCACCTCCGGCATCAACTACGAGGCCGACTCCTACCGGGAATTGCTGGAGAGCCAGGTTTCCCAAATGCTTACCGGGCAAATCAGAAGCATGGTAAAGCACACCCAGGAACTGGGCAGCGATCCGGTGGGGTTCGGCATGCACCTGCGTCCGAAATTTCCCAACTACGACGCTTTGAAGCAGGCAGATCTGACAACACTGTATCAGGCGGCCGATATCCAAATAAGTGTCACAACCAAAATCCGCCGCACCGGCCTAATTTGGCGGACATCACCTGCACAACAAAATTAA